TTCCGGCTGGTAAAAGTCTGAATTTCCGGTACCCTTTGAGCTTCGAAGGATTGAGATGCTGACTGTCTATGATGGAATCGGATCGGCGGGCTCAATGAGCCGGCGGCGATTGCTGGAGATCGGGGGCTTGAGCCTCGGCGGTCTGTCGCTTTCGTCCCTGCTCGGCACTCGGGCGTTGGCTAGCGGGCAGCCCAATCCGCTGACGGGTAAGTCGGTAATTTTTCTCTTTCAACAAGGGGGGCCGAGCCAGCTCGAAACGTTTGATCCCAAACCGGATGCGCCCTCGGGCATTCGTACG
This sequence is a window from Limisphaerales bacterium. Protein-coding genes within it:
- a CDS encoding DUF1501 domain-containing protein, with protein sequence MLTVYDGIGSAGSMSRRRLLEIGGLSLGGLSLSSLLGTRALASGQPNPLTGKSVIFLFQQGGPSQLETFDPKPDAPSGIRTVGDVVSTSVPGVQFGGTMSQLAKLAHKFNVVRSFATQNGGHNIQPIVSSFSKNAAISTHFARVAGATRAESCVRF